The proteins below are encoded in one region of Helianthus annuus cultivar XRQ/B chromosome 2, HanXRQr2.0-SUNRISE, whole genome shotgun sequence:
- the LOC118485117 gene encoding uncharacterized protein LOC118485117 — translation MSFSNSYVSDQGEKLQKATRFSDNVNFGQEVQVNRSVEESSNSVVAANPVKVNFRTLASSDVHEGCDVVLPRDSIRAVQDKLAYTLYGYFLGDRVAYPVVDYYVRNNWKKFGLQKSMMNAKGFFFFKFADEAGMMNVLKEGPWIIRAQPIFLNIWSPTSKLEKKEVKKVQVWVKIHDVPIVAYTEDGLSMIATAIGEPKLLDTYTSSMCMDSWGRSSYARALLEISADNDFKDEIVVAIPNLEGEGFCKQKLYVEYEWSPHRCAHCKVFGHSDDTCPRQIRRAPKEPMKSQKQQVVNNNRKQEKSPVVDKDGFMDVDRKKVARKTGFPVNKQKKQFEYRPVGPKPSGGASSSVPPSKVKIQNRFGVLQDDDPVRGCKNGEAQHDQQESDEEEMSCHDV, via the exons ATGTCCTTCTCAAACAGCTATGTTTCGGATCAGGGGGAGAAGTTGCAGAAGGCAACTAGGTTTTCGGATAATGTGAATTTTGGTCAGGAGGTTCAGGTTAACCGAAGTGTTGAAGAAAGCTCAAATTCGGTTGTGGCAGCCAACCCTGTCAAGGTAAATTTCAGAACTCTTGCTAGTTCTGATGTGCATGAAGGCTGTGATGTGGTGCTTCCTCGAGACTCTATTCGGGCTGTTCAGGACAAGTTAGCATATACTCTTTACGGATATTTCTTGGGGGATCGAGTTGCCTACCCAGTAGTAGATTATTATGTACGGAATAACTGGAAAAAGTTTGGATTGCAAAAATCCATGATGAATGCAAAggggtttttctttttcaagtttgctGATGAAGCTGGGATGATGAATGTGCTTAAGGAGGGTCCTTGGATTATCCGAGCTCAGCCTATTTTTCTAAATATCTGGTCGCCAACTTCAAAGCTTGAAAAGAAGGAGGTAAAGAAAGTGCAAGTGTGGGTCAAAATACATGATGTTCCAATTGTTGCTTACACGGAGGATGGATTGAGTATGATTGCTACAGCTATTGGCGAGCCGAAATTGTTGGATACTTACACTTCATCAATGTGTATGGATTCGTGGGGAAGGAGTAGTTATGCTCGAGCTCTGTTAGAAATCTCAGCTGATAATGATTTTAAGGATGAGATAGTTGTAGCGATTCCAAATCTGGAGGGTGAAGGTTTTTGTAAACAGAAACTTTATGTGGAGTATGAATGGAGTCCTCATAGATGCGCTCACTGTAAAGTCTTTGGCCATTCTGATGATACTTGTCCGAGGCAGATTAGGAGGGCTCCTAAAGAGCCTATGAAGAGCCAGAAACAGCAGGTTGTGAACAATAATCGTAAGCAAGAGAAATCGCCTGTTGTAGACAAGGATGGTTTCATGGATGTGGATCGCAAGAAAGTGGCGAGAAAAACGGGATTTCCTGTTAATAAGCAGAAGAAGCAGTTTGAATACAGACCGGTTGGTCCGAAACCGAGTGGGGGAGCGTCATCTTCGGTCCCTCCATCAAAGGTTAAAATTCAAAATAGGTTCGGTGTGTTACAGGATGACGATCCGGTTCGGGGTTGTAAAAATGGTGAAGCTCAGCATGACCagcaggaatcggatgaggaggag atgtcgtgtcatgatgtatag